Proteins encoded by one window of Bactrocera oleae isolate idBacOlea1 chromosome 4, idBacOlea1, whole genome shotgun sequence:
- the Obp50e gene encoding uncharacterized protein Obp50e, which produces MAYAYVLTVLSACLFAHTHAVAFNCSEPPNLGHFDVHSCCRMPEIDLGETPVKCAAYIKTLNAQTSNTMNGVVSNNNNNNTNNNNNINNAAAEYPAYAHICYPDCIYRETGALVENEFNMENVKKFLNKSVNKRDNDIIPQIARSFQSCLDNIKGHMSAMGIKTYAKLPMGCSPLASMMYSCVNAETFLHCPAKMWKDEEHCNVAKSFAAQCNPLPHVPLPIG; this is translated from the exons ATGGCATACGCTTACGTTTTAACTGTGCTCTCAGCTTGTTTATTt GCTCACACCCATGCGGTCGCCTTCAATTGCTCGGAACCACCGAATTTGGGACACTTT GATGTTCACAGTTGCTGTCGGATGCCAGAAATCGACCTGGGCGAAACGCCAGTAAAATGCGCCGCCTATATAAAAACGCTCAACGCACAAACGAGTAATACGATGAACGGCGTGgtgagcaacaataacaacaacaacaccaacaacaataataatataaataatgcaGCAGCCGAATATCCAGCTTATGCGCACATT TGTTATCCGGATTGTATTTACCGTGAAACAGGCGCCCTGGTcgaaaatgaatttaatatgGAGAACGTCAAAAAATTCCTCAACAAAAGTGTCAACAAACGCGACAATGATATTATACCGCAGATTGCGCGCTCCTTCCAGAGTTGCCTGGACAATA TCAAGGGTCACATGTCTGCGATGGGCATTAAAACCTATGCCAAACTGCCGATGGGCTGCTCACCTTTAGCCAGCATGATGTACAGTTGTGTAAACGCCGAGACTTTCCTGCACTGCCCCGCCAAAATGTGGAAGGACGAGGAGCACTGTAATGTGGCGAAGAGCTTTGCGGCACAGTGTAATCCACTGCCGCACGTGCCACTGCCAATTGGATAG
- the LOC118681751 gene encoding uncharacterized protein: protein MNFKNIVVIWLTISAAEARFEDFVVKDRNDLTRLGYDDGIADEDYEFDESSFSNIEFLQQLSEIDPNIMDMLNGVSLDNMPPGLLEKLQQYYAMMDSSMCMDEDDMCQFGEFRNSYDTNGFDDTLQLE, encoded by the exons atgaattttaaaaatattgtggtCATTTGGTTAACGATTTCAGCAGCCGAAGCgagatttgaggattttgtagTTAAAGATCGG AATGACTTGACCCGGCTGGGCTATGACGATGGCATCGCCGATGAGGATTATGAGTTTGATGAATCTTCGTTTTCTAATATAGAATTTTTGCAGCAATTATCCGAAATTGATCCAAACATTATGGATATGTTAAACGGCGTCTCATTGGATAATATGCCACCGGGTTTGCTCGAGAAACTACAACAATATTATGCAATGATGGACTCATCAATGTGCATGGACGAAGATGATATGTGTCAGTTTGGTGAATTTCGGAACTCTTACGATACAAATGGCTTCGATGATACACTACAACTTGAATAA
- the LOC106627936 gene encoding activity-regulated cytoskeleton associated protein 1 — translation MSQPVVQMTAEQLQSLIESVRLAAVAGASAAAPATLHSKGSFTNCTSRFGGQRDHEAVEEFITSIVTYKEIESISDEDALKGLSLLFYGLASTWWQGVRKEAKTWGDAIALIRDHFSPTKPAYQIYLEIFENQQRDNVPIDTFVCQKRALLAQLPEGRHDEETELDLVYGLLNIKYRKNILRQDLKTFRELLEKGRIIEHNNLESEAEQNGPMRGSKRTKRCTHCNFRGHTFEECRKRKTTNEGNE, via the coding sequence ATGTCACAACCCGTCGTACAAATGACAGCCGAACAGCTGCAGTCACTGATCGAATCGGTGCGTTTGGCAGCCGTTGCAGGTGCTAGCGCTGCAGCACCCGCCACTCTTCACAGCAAAGGCAGTTTCACAAACTGCACCAGCCGTTTTGGTGGCCAGCGCGATCACGAAGCTGTTGAGGAGTTCATAACCTCCATTGTGACCTACAAGGAAATCGAGTCGATCAGCGACGAGGATGCACTGAAGGGACTGTCTTTGTTGTTCTACGGACTGGCGTCCACTTGGTGGCAGGGCGTGCGTAAAGAAGCGAAAACCTGGGGAGATGCCATTGCGTTGATTCGCGACCACTTCTCACCCACCAAACCCGCCTACCAGATTTACTTGGAAATCTTCGAGAACCAGCAACGGGACAATGTACCCATCGACACATTTGTCTGTCAGAAGCGTGCGCTACTGGCACAACTGCCAGAGGGGCGTCACGACGAGGAAACCGAATTGGATTTAGTTTATGGTTTGCTGAACATCAAGTACCGTAAGAATATATTGCGTCAGGACCTTAAAACATTCCGTGAATTGCTGGAGAAAGGTCGTATAATCGAACACAATAACTTGGAGAGCGAAGCAGAGCAGAACGGGCCAATGCGTGGCTCGAAGCGCACCAAGCGCTGTACACATTGCAACTTCCGTGGTCACACGTTCGAGGAGTGTCGGAAGCGAAAAACTACCAACGAAGGCAATGAATAA
- the LOC106615750 gene encoding activity-regulated cytoskeleton associated protein 2, which produces MENNNGQTVIQISIEQLNSLIDTAKSATTAACTKGSLSNCTSHFRGQRDHEAVEEFITAIVAYKELQSISDEDALKGLSLLLHGMASTWWQGVRKEAKTWTDAITLIRQHFSPTKPAYQIYMEIFTKKQDERTPIDTFVCQKRALLAQLPENRHDVETELDLVYGLVNIKYRRHIQRLDIKTFPELLEKGRIIEHNNLEYDTVQLLHATKRNKRCSHCNFRGHTYDECRKRKNESDGKTNDVRTSFSEANEIQ; this is translated from the coding sequence atggAAAACAATAACGGGCAGACAGTTATACAAATATCTATCGAACAATTAAATTCACTTATCGATACAGCAAAATCTGCAACCACCGCCGCCTGCACCAAGGGCTCGTTGAGCAACTGCACCAGTCACTTTCGCGGACAACGTGACCACGAGGCCGTCGAAGAGTTCATCACAGCGATTGTGGCCTATAAAGAGCTACAGTCGATTAGTGATGAAGATGCACTTAAAGGACTATCGCTCCTGCTGCACGGTATGGCCTCCACATGGTGGCAAGGTGTACGCAAAGAAGCGAAAACGTGGACCGATGCTATCACACTGATTCGCCAACATTTCTCACCCACCAAACCagcataccaaatatatatggaaatttttactaaaaagcAGGACGAACGCACTCCCATCGACACCTTTGTCTGTCAGAAGCGTGCGCTGCTTGCACAGTTACCGGAGAATCGTCACGACGTGGAAACCGAATTGGATTTGGTTTACGGCTTAGTGAACATTAAATATCGTCGACATATACAACGACTGGATATTAAGACATTCCCGGAGTTATTGGAGAAGGGTCGCATCATTGAACACAATAACTTGGAGTACGACACAGTGCAATTATTGCATGCCACTAAACGAAACAAACGCTGCAGCCACTGTAACTTCCGTGGTCACACTTACGACGAATGCCGAAAACGTAAAAATGAAAGCGATGGCAAAACTAACGATGTCAGAACCAGTTTCAGTGAAGCGAATGAGATTCAATAA
- the Tfb1 gene encoding general transcription factor IIH subunit 1 has translation MTTSSEDVLLQMGEVRYKKGDGTLYVMNERLAWMAENRDTVAVSHRFADIKMQKISPEGKPKVQLQVVLHDGNSSTFHFVNRNGLQAVLEDRDKVKELLQQLLPNFKRKVDKELEEKNRILSENPNLLQLYKDLVITQVLTSEEFWATHAKEHAMKKNNKKQDIGVSGAFLADIKPQTDGCNGLKYNLTPDIILCIFKTYPAVKRKHQENVPSKMTEAEFWTKFFQSHYFHRDRITAGSKDIFTECGKIDDQTLKAAVQQGAGDPLLDLRQFEDVPLEEGFCSVAGDRNKSNSGNIVHQNMIKRFNQHSIMVLKTCADVSGSSTSTANGPANKIKDSKNTETARANGGVEKPKSSKENKISDADTNSASNSTVNGVLGSPDKPAKRQRIIEKIHYEDLGEPLIEAADTTDSSKKIKKSQQLSLAKEERYLHGPMPITGYDMHEDPRRMEEIQYHLMRATENWNQRTPHKVLVSPTAAVNALGELSPGGALMRGFHEQSVGQLVPPDFEKDLRNLYLSLSELLKHFWNCFPPTTTEAEERVVRMHDALQRFKMAKLVPFESRALHELSPLGASLTQHLNRLLQSANTKFATWQERKKRQNR, from the exons ATGACGACGAGCAGTGAGGATGTGCTGCTGCAAATGGGCGAAGTGCGTTATAAAAAAGGTGATGGCACGCTCTATGTAATGAATGAACGTCTGGCATGGATGGCGGAAAATCGTGATACTGTGGCGGTGTCACATCGTTTTGCCGACATTAAAA TGCAGAAAATATCGCCTGAAGGTAAACCAAAAGTTCAACTTCAAGTTGTATTGCATGATGGTAATAGTTCCACATTCCATTTTGTCAATCGAAATGGACTGCAAGCGGTGCTTGAAGACCGCGATAAAGTGAAGGAGTTGCTGCAACAGCTTCTTCCAAACTTCAAGCGAAAAGTCGATAAGGAATTGGAAGAGAAAAATCGTATACTTTCGGAAAATCCAAATTTGTTGCAACTCTATAAGGATTTAGTTATAACACAAGTACTAACCAGTGAAGAATTTTGGGCCACCCACGCCAAGGAGCATGCCATGAAgaagaacaataaaaaacagGATATTG GTGTTTCTGGCGCCTTTCTTGCTGACATAAAGCCACAAACTGATGGTTGCAACGGcttgaaatataatttaacgCCCGACATAATTCTGTGTATATTTAAGACGTATCCCGCCGTGAAAAGAAAGCATCAAGAAAATGTTCCTTCTAAAATGACGGAAGCAGAATTCTGGACCAAATTCTTCCAGTCACATTACTTTCATCGTGATCGTATTACAGCCGgttctaaagatatttttacAGAATGTGGAAAAATTGACGATCAAACTTTAAAAGCTGCGGTCCAACAAGGAGCTGGCGATCCTTTGCTGGATTTGAGGCAGTTTGAAGATGTACCGTTGGAGGAAGGTTTTTGCAGCGTAGCCGGCGATCGTAACAAATCGAATAGTGGTAATATTGTCCatcaaaatatgataaaaaGATTTAACCAACATTCAATAATGGTGCTGAAGACTTGTGCCGATGTGTCCGGGAGCTCTACTTCAACAGCCAATGGTccagcaaataaaattaaagactCGAAAAATACGGAAACCGCTAGAGCTAATGGAGGGGTTGAAAAACCCAAATCATCAAAGGAGAACAAAATAAGTGATGCTGATACTAATTCAGCAAGTAATTCCACTGTCAACGGCGTACTTGGAAGCCCAGATAAGCCGGCAAAACGTCAACGGATTATAGAAAAAATCCATTATGAGGATCTTGGCGAACCGTTAATAGAAGCGGCAGATACAACCGATagcagtaaaaaaattaagaaatcgcAACAATTGTCACTAGCCAAAGAAGAGCGGTATTTACATGGTCCCATGCCAATAACCGGCTATGATATGCATGAGGATCCACGTCGTATGGAAGAAATTCAATATCACTTAATGCGTGCCACAGAAAATTGGAACCAACGTACACCGCACAAAGTTCTGGTTAGTCCCACGGCGGCGGTGAATGCATTGGGCGAGCTGAGTCCGGGTGGTGCGCTTATGCGTGGCTTTCATGAGCAATCAGTTGGTC agTTGGTACCTCCCGATTTTGAGAAGGATTTACGTAATTTATATTTATCGCTGTCGGAATTGTTGAAACATTTCTGGAATTGCTTCCCACCAACCACCACAGAAGCCGAAGAAAGGGTCGTACGCATGCATGACGCTCTTCAACGCTTTAAGATGGCTAAACTGGTGCCGTTCGAG AGCCGTGCATTGCATGAGCTCTCTCCACTGGGTGCTTCCCTCACTCAGCATTTGAATCGACTGCTGCAGTCGGCAAACACGAAATTTGCAACTTGGCAAGAACGAAAGAAGCGCCAAAATAGGTAA
- the LOC106617749 gene encoding activity-regulated cytoskeleton associated protein 1-like, translated as MSQQSTIQLTTEQLQLMLDSVRSAAVAAANCAAPATVKMRGTFVYCNSRLGDQHDSVYVEEFIQSVLAYKDMESISDEDALKSIAILFYGEASLWWLGVRGAKEVHTWDEAIALIREHFAPAKQAYQLYMEIFEEKQDDQTAIGTFVCQMRALLAQLPEGRHDEDTELDMVYGLLNIKYRRQILRQDVKTFRDLLERGRAVEYNCKQAEEKKCKNKS; from the coding sequence aTGTCCCAACAATCCACAATTCAACTGACGACCGAGCAGCTACAGTTAATGTTGGATTCGGTGCGTTCTGCAGCCGTTGCAGCAGCGAATTGCGCCGCCCCAGCTACCGTGAAGATGAGAGGCACGTTCGTGTATTGCAACAGTCGTCTTGGAGATCAACATGATTCCGTTTATGTCGAGGAGTTTATTCAATCAGTACTGGCATACAAGGATATGGAATCGATCAGCGATGAAGACGCGCTTAAAAGTATCGCAATACTGTTTTACGGCGAGGCCTCCTTATGGTGGCTGGGTGTGCGTGGGGCGAAGGAAGTGCATACTTGGGACGAGGCAATCGCTTTGATTCGTGAGCACTTCGCACCCGCCAAACAAGCTTATCAATTGTATATGGAGATTTTTGAGGAAAAGCAAGATGACCAAACAGCCATAGGAACATTTGTCTGTCAGATGCGTGCTCTACTGGCACAATTGCCCGAGGGGCGGCACGATGAGGACACCGAGTTAGATATGGTCTATGGTTTGCTGAATATAAAGTATCGGCGTCAAATATTACGTCAGGATGTTAAAACTTTCCGTGATTTACTTGAGAGGGGAAGAGCCGTTGAGTATAATTGTAAGCAAGCCGAGGAgaagaaatgtaaaaataaatcctaA
- the LOC106626740 gene encoding uncharacterized protein, translated as MAVRRNADFCLRLLSLLWCCNLCCGAAFFPTNSAYGIFAAIAVPLELPHRNVFISYNFEANYNLPYTWNLPPIATGIEDEDLLPQARDLRHLNQTDGCINCTFQNITTDTTTTAHTVNTTSYAKESATRTRRQTEGMPNSLLSRTHFYHILMDKFKRSGYNAEHCLLRLICETNSSGLGEVNGVLGTLVHIMFSPSTSAHENLPLPYYQAELDGSYGFCEEYAADCQENPLDLISAPLGDILDDLMNNK; from the exons ATGGCCGTGCGACGAAATGCTGACTTTTGTTTGCGGCTTCTAAGCTTGCTTTGGTGTTGTAACCTGTGTTGTGGTGCAGCGTTTTTTCCAACCAATTCCGCATATGGT ATTTTTGCCGCCATTGCAGTGCCGTTGGAGCTGCCGCATCGGAATGTCTTTATTTCTTACAATTTTGAAGCGAACTACAACTTGCCGTACACGTGGAATTTGCCTCCAATAGCG ACGGGTATCGAAGATGAGGATCTCTTGCCTCAAGCTAGGGACTTACGGCATTTGAATCAGACAGACGGTTGTATCAACTGCACGTTCCAAAATATTACTacagatacaacaacaacagcgcataCAGTGAATACAACAAGTTATGCTAAAGAATCCGCAACAAGAACACGGCGACAAACGGAAGGTATGCCAAATTCATTGCTCTCGCGCACTCACTTCTACCACATACTTATGGATAAATTCAAAAG AAGCGGCTACAATGCTGAGCACTGCTTGCTGCGTTTGATTTGCGAAACAAATTCTTCCGGCCTGGGTGAGGTGAACGGTGTGCTCGGCACATTAGTTCATATAATGTTTTC TCCTAGCACGTCTGCACATGAAAATCTTCCACTTCCTTACTATCAAGCCGAACTAGATGGTTCGTATGGATTTTGTGAAGAGTATGCAGCCGATTGCCAAGAAAATCCTTTGGATTTAATTTCTGCACCGCTTGGCGACATTCTCGATGATTTAATgaataataaatga
- the Arc2 gene encoding activity-regulated cytoskeleton associated protein 2, producing MSTGCMSDEQFQQLLETIRALGPQHTEQQQQQEINKAKSSFGNCNVRFHGQRDNDAVEEFINAIETYKDMEGISDKDALKGLPLLFQGIASTWWKGVRRDAKSWQDALQLLRDHFSPTKPPYQIYVEIFESKQSDHVPIDTFVCQKRALIAKLPEGRHDVETELDFVYGLLGSKYQQQIPRHEIKTYRELLEKGRNVERHNTIGRRN from the coding sequence ATGTCGACTGGTTGCATGTCCGATGAGCAATTTCAACAATTACTCGAAACAATACGAGCGCTCGGCCCACAACACACcgaacagcagcagcaacaagaaATTAACAAGGCGAAAAGCAGTTTTGGCAATTGCAATGTACGCTTCCATGGGCAGCGTGATAACGACGCCGTCGAAGAGTTCATCAATGCCATCGAAACCTACAAGGACATGGAGGGCATCAGCGATAAAGACGCCCTGAAAGGTCTGCCACTTCTCTTTCAAGGTATTGCTTCCACATGGTGGAAGGGCGTACGCCGCGATGCGAAGTCGTGGCAAGATGCTCTACAACTGCTGCGCGACCACTTTTCACCGACGAAACCACCCTATCAAATATACGTTGAGATTTTCGAGTCAAAACAGTCCGATCACGTGCCGATTGATACCTTTGTTTGTCAGAAGCGCGCTCTGATAGCGAAACTGCCGGAGGGGCGACACGATGTGGAGACTGAGCTAGATTTTGTTTATGGCCTGCTGGGTTcaaaatatcaacaacaaataCCGCGACATGAAATTAAAACGTATAGAGAGCTCTTAGAGAAGGGACGCAATGTGGAGCGACACAACACTATAGGAAGACGCAACTAA